One genomic segment of Kribbella jejuensis includes these proteins:
- a CDS encoding dihydrofolate reductase family protein, producing MSIRPGRPEGEAGEIWDELNATGAVVVGRRTAEQVDYYGGEHHGVPLFVVSHNPPPVHGAVTARTALAAGVLDELQISQVPVLFGSGMRLFDVLPRRIELEIVRVIDTPQATHIRYRVS from the coding sequence GTGTCGATTCGGCCGGGCCGCCCTGAGGGGGAGGCTGGTGAGATCTGGGACGAGTTGAACGCGACGGGGGCGGTTGTCGTCGGCCGGCGGACGGCGGAGCAGGTCGACTATTACGGCGGCGAGCACCACGGCGTACCGCTGTTCGTCGTCAGCCACAACCCGCCGCCGGTCCACGGCGCGGTCACCGCCCGGACGGCCCTGGCGGCCGGTGTCCTCGACGAGCTGCAGATCAGCCAGGTGCCGGTGTTGTTCGGCAGCGGGATGCGGCTGTTCGACGTTCTCCCCCGCCGCATCGAGCTCGAGATCGTGCGGGTCATCGACACCCCGCAGGCAACCCACATTCGCTACCGGGTCAGCTGA
- a CDS encoding serine hydrolase domain-containing protein encodes MRWSATALLVFALVGCSGGGEVPLPAPQTPAAFPPPATRTLAPDKAKALQEALDQIVEFPDSPSGSRGATAAVVTDHWTWSGAVGTDSRGTPLRPDTSMAVASITKTFIAAEVMLLAGKGELNLELPIARYVPHRLTANDATVRQHLSMTAALPDYQPADFARMDRAAAAAPGKHWTLAQSLDFADGHLGEPGRAYSYSNPSYVLLGMLIEKLTGQPLATALRRDLATPAGLQHAAFQDGEKPQPPAAVDNDQACGAPDGYLPCRAFASLAAAPGGLAADAPTVARWGYQLYGGRVIPADLVNQMTDGDGQYGLGTMLFTQQFGLGQAFGHRGDMPDHTSLLIVIPAKRLSIALLLANGGRSIDRRMTDLTNAVAPLLS; translated from the coding sequence ATGAGGTGGAGCGCAACCGCCCTGCTGGTGTTTGCGTTGGTGGGGTGCTCTGGCGGGGGAGAGGTACCGCTACCTGCGCCGCAGACGCCTGCCGCCTTTCCGCCGCCGGCCACGCGGACCCTCGCGCCGGACAAGGCGAAGGCGCTGCAGGAGGCGCTCGACCAGATCGTCGAGTTCCCGGACAGCCCGTCCGGTTCCCGTGGTGCCACCGCCGCGGTTGTCACCGACCACTGGACCTGGTCGGGCGCCGTCGGCACGGACAGCCGCGGTACGCCGTTGCGCCCCGACACGAGCATGGCCGTCGCCAGCATCACGAAGACGTTCATCGCAGCCGAGGTGATGTTGCTGGCCGGCAAGGGCGAGCTCAACCTCGAGCTGCCGATCGCGCGCTACGTCCCGCACCGGCTGACCGCGAACGACGCGACCGTACGCCAGCACCTGTCGATGACGGCCGCCCTACCGGACTACCAGCCCGCCGACTTCGCCCGGATGGACCGGGCCGCCGCCGCGGCGCCGGGCAAGCACTGGACGCTCGCCCAGTCGCTCGACTTCGCCGACGGTCACCTCGGTGAGCCGGGCCGGGCTTACAGCTACAGCAACCCGAGCTACGTACTGCTCGGCATGCTGATCGAGAAACTCACCGGGCAGCCACTCGCCACCGCGCTCCGCCGTGATCTGGCCACACCGGCCGGACTGCAGCACGCCGCCTTCCAGGACGGCGAGAAACCCCAACCGCCCGCGGCCGTCGACAACGACCAGGCGTGCGGGGCACCCGACGGATACCTACCGTGCCGAGCTTTCGCGAGCCTCGCCGCCGCACCCGGCGGGCTGGCGGCCGACGCTCCGACGGTGGCTCGTTGGGGCTACCAACTGTACGGCGGCCGCGTGATCCCCGCCGACCTGGTCAACCAGATGACCGACGGCGATGGTCAGTACGGCCTCGGCACGATGCTGTTCACCCAGCAGTTCGGCCTCGGCCAGGCCTTCGGCCACCGCGGCGACATGCCCGACCACACCAGCCTGCTGATCGTCATCCCCGCCAAGCGGCTCTCCATCGCCCTCCTGCTGGCCAACGGCGGCCGGAGCATCGACCGCCGCATGACCGACCTCACCAACGCCGTCGCTCCGCTACTCAGCTGA
- a CDS encoding LysR family transcriptional regulator — translation MDVDLRKLRYFVAVAEELHFGRAAERLHIAQPVLSRQIRALEDELRAQLFVRTKRATELTAAGRQLLDDARPLLAAADATRRRVAQAARGSKTFTIGFMPGLTVTEAVRTFGATHPGVEIELIRTTWDDQVDVLHDGRVDVSVVRLPIDQSGLTVRPLFEEPRVAMLPADHRLAGKPVIDIADLADEHLLQDPDAVPEWRDIAVELRTRTAKPVPAMRSVEEKLEHVAAGHGISVVPLSVATFYQRHDVVAVPVDSLAPNTVCLAWIASRRSRLLHEFADLAPTVTWTP, via the coding sequence ATGGACGTCGACCTCCGCAAGCTCCGGTACTTCGTCGCCGTCGCCGAGGAACTGCACTTCGGTCGCGCGGCGGAGCGCCTGCACATCGCGCAGCCGGTGCTGTCCCGGCAGATTCGCGCGCTCGAGGACGAGCTCCGGGCGCAGCTGTTCGTCCGGACCAAACGAGCGACCGAGTTGACCGCGGCCGGTCGCCAGCTGCTCGACGACGCCCGCCCGCTGCTGGCGGCCGCGGACGCGACCCGGCGCCGGGTGGCGCAGGCCGCTCGCGGGTCGAAGACGTTCACGATCGGCTTCATGCCGGGACTGACCGTGACCGAGGCAGTCCGCACGTTCGGCGCCACCCATCCCGGGGTAGAGATCGAGCTGATCCGGACCACGTGGGACGACCAGGTCGACGTACTGCACGACGGCCGGGTGGACGTCAGTGTCGTACGGCTGCCGATCGACCAGTCCGGTCTCACCGTGCGGCCGCTGTTCGAGGAGCCGCGGGTCGCGATGCTGCCCGCCGATCATCGGCTGGCCGGCAAACCGGTGATCGACATCGCCGACCTCGCCGACGAGCACCTGCTGCAGGACCCGGACGCCGTCCCCGAATGGCGGGACATCGCCGTCGAACTCCGCACCCGTACGGCGAAACCCGTGCCCGCGATGCGCAGTGTCGAGGAGAAGCTGGAACACGTCGCGGCCGGCCACGGCATCTCGGTCGTCCCGCTCAGCGTCGCAACCTTCTACCAGCGCCACGACGTGGTCGCGGTCCCGGTCGACAGCCTCGCGCCGAACACCGTCTGCCTCGCCTGGATCGCGAGCCGGCGTTCGCGATTGCTGCACGAGTTCGCCGATCTGGCGCCGACCGTCACCTGGACGCCGTAG
- a CDS encoding SDR family oxidoreductase: MTLQDQRVVILGGTSGIGLATAQLAAEQGASVIVASSNPSSVQRALTALPASAAGQAVDLTDSAAVAAFFAGLEPFDHLVYTAGEALTLLEVRTMDLAQARQAFELRYFGALGAVSAAVPRLRPGGSVVLTTGAAGDRPGPGWSVAASICGAVDSLVRALAVELAPLRVNAVKPGVVRTPLWRDALDYDATAEHLPVQRVGEPEDIAAAYVYLMNQPYATGSIVSVDGGHVLV; this comes from the coding sequence GTGACTCTGCAGGACCAGCGCGTCGTCATCCTCGGTGGTACGTCGGGTATCGGCCTGGCCACCGCCCAGCTCGCCGCCGAACAGGGCGCGAGCGTGATCGTTGCCTCCAGCAACCCGTCGTCCGTGCAACGGGCGCTGACGGCACTCCCCGCGTCCGCGGCCGGACAGGCCGTGGACCTCACCGATTCCGCGGCCGTCGCGGCGTTCTTCGCCGGACTGGAGCCGTTCGACCACCTCGTCTACACCGCCGGCGAGGCGCTCACGTTGCTGGAGGTCCGCACGATGGATCTCGCGCAGGCGCGACAGGCGTTCGAGCTGCGGTACTTCGGTGCGCTCGGCGCGGTGAGTGCCGCCGTACCGCGACTGCGACCGGGCGGATCCGTCGTGCTGACGACCGGCGCGGCGGGCGACCGCCCCGGACCGGGGTGGTCGGTCGCCGCCAGCATCTGCGGCGCGGTGGACTCGCTCGTCCGCGCGCTCGCCGTCGAACTCGCCCCACTGCGCGTCAACGCGGTCAAACCGGGCGTCGTGCGTACGCCGCTGTGGCGCGATGCGCTCGACTACGACGCGACTGCCGAACACCTCCCGGTGCAGCGGGTCGGCGAACCCGAGGACATCGCCGCCGCCTACGTCTACCTGATGAACCAGCCGTACGCGACCGGCTCGATCGTCAGCGTCGACGGCGGACATGTCCTGGTTTAG
- a CDS encoding VOC family protein has translation MNHISEIRTVGVPVSDQDQALAFYTGTLGFEVRLNVPLPQFGGRWLVVGPAGAGEDGATIALVPASDGNPAGVDTGIRMGSPDAKAAHQHFLDAGVDTDELLEWPGIPPMFSLRDQDGNRLYVSGF, from the coding sequence ATGAACCACATCAGCGAGATCCGGACCGTCGGCGTACCGGTGAGCGACCAGGACCAGGCGCTGGCGTTCTACACCGGGACGCTGGGTTTCGAGGTACGGCTCAACGTGCCGCTGCCGCAGTTCGGTGGGCGGTGGCTGGTGGTCGGACCGGCGGGTGCCGGTGAAGACGGTGCGACGATCGCGCTCGTACCGGCGAGCGACGGCAATCCGGCCGGTGTCGACACCGGGATCCGGATGGGCAGCCCGGACGCGAAGGCCGCGCACCAGCACTTCCTCGACGCCGGTGTCGACACCGACGAACTGCTCGAGTGGCCGGGGATCCCGCCGATGTTCAGCCTCCGCGACCAGGACGGCAACCGCCTCTACGTCTCCGGGTTCTAA
- a CDS encoding DUF3352 domain-containing protein, with protein sequence MSDQNQPPRYPGPGGQQPQNFRPQQGQPYGGPQQGAPQYGQPGPYEQLNIGGGPGYGPPQQWQPAPKKTRGKLIPIVAALAMVLVVAGGGIFAYGKLGGGGKQPADVLPGTAVGYARVDLNPSAGQKVNAIRFLMKFPSVKDNLGLTGDQDDLKQKLFEQIKKSAGDDLADVDYAKDIKPWLGDRAGFAALPPAEGKSDPVPIVAVQVKNQDAANKGMDKLLAKEDDKPGRAFTDGYMILGENQATVDSAVAAAKDNPLSKNAKYKADMDKLGEQGFVSGWADMKAIASLSGKVDSSQLAGLGDASAAVALRFDSSYVELEGIAHGDKSVKVGSADAGELVTKLPDSTAGAIAISGGNSLIDAAWTQIKKTGGDNVQPMIDRIAEETGLKLPDDLKTLAGKNVAAVIDKETDSGPKVALRMETDPSQAEPVVQKLTTLLRERSSADVPIETAKDGDSLVVATSKDYAEQVLKGGNLGSTDSFKQALPDTKNAVMIGYVDFGALGTFSQRLGENKDLAALKSAGVVARSTGDGEAEYTMRVVAK encoded by the coding sequence ATGTCCGACCAGAACCAGCCACCGAGGTACCCAGGTCCCGGTGGTCAGCAACCACAGAACTTCCGCCCCCAGCAGGGTCAGCCGTACGGCGGCCCGCAGCAAGGTGCACCCCAGTACGGCCAACCTGGACCCTATGAGCAACTGAACATAGGTGGGGGTCCCGGGTACGGACCGCCGCAGCAATGGCAGCCGGCGCCGAAGAAGACGCGCGGCAAACTGATCCCGATCGTCGCGGCACTCGCGATGGTGCTGGTGGTCGCCGGCGGCGGAATCTTTGCCTACGGCAAGCTCGGCGGCGGCGGCAAGCAGCCCGCCGACGTGCTGCCCGGCACCGCGGTCGGGTACGCCCGCGTCGACCTGAACCCGTCCGCGGGCCAGAAGGTCAACGCGATCCGGTTCCTGATGAAGTTCCCGTCGGTGAAGGACAACCTCGGCCTGACCGGCGACCAGGACGACTTGAAGCAGAAGCTGTTCGAGCAGATCAAGAAGTCGGCCGGGGACGATCTCGCGGACGTCGACTACGCCAAGGACATCAAGCCGTGGCTGGGTGACCGCGCCGGGTTCGCCGCGCTGCCGCCGGCCGAAGGCAAGAGCGACCCGGTCCCGATCGTCGCCGTCCAGGTGAAGAACCAGGACGCCGCGAACAAGGGCATGGACAAGCTCCTCGCCAAGGAGGACGACAAGCCGGGCCGCGCGTTCACCGACGGCTACATGATCCTCGGCGAGAACCAGGCGACCGTCGACTCGGCCGTCGCCGCCGCGAAGGACAACCCGCTGAGCAAGAACGCCAAGTACAAGGCGGACATGGACAAGCTCGGCGAGCAGGGCTTCGTCTCCGGCTGGGCGGACATGAAGGCGATCGCGTCGCTGAGCGGCAAGGTCGACTCCAGCCAGTTGGCCGGTCTCGGCGACGCCAGCGCCGCCGTGGCGCTGCGGTTCGATTCGTCGTACGTCGAGCTCGAGGGCATCGCGCACGGCGACAAGAGCGTCAAGGTGGGCTCCGCCGACGCCGGTGAACTGGTCACCAAACTGCCGGACAGCACGGCCGGCGCGATCGCGATCTCCGGTGGCAACAGCCTGATCGACGCGGCCTGGACGCAGATCAAGAAGACCGGCGGCGACAACGTGCAGCCGATGATCGACCGGATCGCCGAGGAGACCGGCCTGAAGCTGCCGGACGACCTGAAGACGCTGGCCGGCAAGAACGTCGCGGCCGTGATCGACAAGGAGACCGACAGCGGCCCGAAGGTCGCGCTGCGGATGGAGACCGACCCGTCGCAGGCCGAGCCGGTGGTGCAGAAGCTGACCACGCTGCTGCGGGAGCGGTCGTCGGCGGACGTTCCGATCGAGACTGCGAAGGACGGCGACTCGCTGGTCGTCGCGACGAGCAAAGACTACGCCGAGCAGGTGCTCAAGGGCGGCAACCTCGGTTCGACCGACAGCTTCAAGCAGGCGCTGCCGGACACCAAGAACGCGGTGATGATCGGGTACGTCGACTTCGGCGCGCTCGGCACCTTCAGCCAGCGGCTCGGCGAGAACAAGGATCTGGCCGCGCTGAAGTCGGCCGGTGTCGTGGCCCGCTCGACCGGCGACGGCGAGGCCGAGTACACGATGCGGGTCGTCGCGAAGTAA
- the dnaE gene encoding DNA polymerase III subunit alpha, with amino-acid sequence MASSDSFVHLHVHTEYSMLDGAARIDELFRTAQEMGQPAIATTDHGYVFGAYEFWKTAKKYDVKPIIGVEAYLTPHTHRSERKRVKWGDANSGRDDVSGSGAYTHMTLLAKNTSGMHNLFKMSSLASLEGYYFKPRMDRELLNTYGQGLIATTGCPSGEVQTRLRLGQYKEAVEAAAEFRDIFGKENFYCELMDHGLGIERDIQKDLLKLARELGLPLVATNDLHYTKPEDATAHAALLCVQSGSTLSDPNRFKFDANEFYVKTAAEMREVWKELPEACDNTLLIAEQCDVGFTEGEGRFMPRFPCPEGHNEESWFVSEVETGLHLRYPDGIPDDVRKRTDYEIEVIVSKGYAGYFLVVADFINWAKKNGIRVGPGRGSGAGSMCAYAMKITDLDPLLHGLFFERFLNPERMSMPDFDIDFDDRRRPEVIRYVTEKYGDDRVAMIVTYGTIKAKQAIKDAGRVLDYPFAMGDRITKAMPPAVMGKDVPLSGIFDPSHKRYSEAGEFRQLYEADQDVRKIVDTARGLENLKRQWGVHAAGVIMSSEPLIELIPIMRREQDGQVITQFDYPSCETLGLVKMDFLGLRNLTIMDDAVKNIEAAHGIQIDLDKLSKDLDDKPTYDLLARGDTLGVFQFDGGPMRALLRLMKPDNFEDISASTALYRPGPMGANSHTNYALRKNGQQEISYPHPELAEALEPVLGVTYGLIVYQEQVMEIAQRLAGYSLGKADLLRRAMGKKKREVLDAEYVGFSEGMKANGYSDESIKALWDILLPFSDYAFNKAHSAAYGLVSYWTAYLKANYPAEYMAAVLTSVKDDKDKMAIYLNECRRMGIKVLPPDVNESDSNFTPVGTDIRFGLSAIRNVGVNVVAEIVAAREEKGRFTDFVDFIDKVSLPVCNKRVIESLTKAGSFDSMGHARRAVVAVHEQAVDEAIDLKRNEAHGQFDLFSMGDDDTDEGEGNSRLTVTVPEIEEWDKATKLAHERDMLGLYVSDHPLFGVEHVLTNGSDCTIGQLLADEDRPDGSRVTIGGLVTAVQRKVNKRGDIYAIVTIEDLEGSIEVMMFSSAYQLHAHLLTNDAIILMKGRVRRREDRLELSGDEVVVPDLTEGPSGPVVLTMPVNRCTPPVVDSLRDILQSHPGMTEVHLRLQARQKTTVMRIGDRFRVTPTSSLMADLKALLGPSCLAS; translated from the coding sequence ATGGCGTCCAGCGACAGTTTCGTGCATCTCCACGTGCACACCGAGTACTCGATGCTGGACGGCGCCGCGCGGATCGACGAGTTGTTCAGGACCGCCCAGGAGATGGGCCAGCCGGCCATCGCGACCACCGACCACGGGTACGTGTTCGGTGCCTACGAGTTCTGGAAGACCGCGAAGAAGTACGACGTCAAGCCGATCATCGGTGTCGAGGCGTACCTGACCCCGCACACCCACCGCTCCGAGCGCAAGCGGGTCAAGTGGGGCGACGCGAACTCGGGCCGCGACGACGTCTCCGGCTCCGGTGCGTACACGCACATGACGCTGCTGGCGAAGAACACCTCCGGCATGCACAACCTGTTCAAGATGAGCTCGCTGGCCAGCCTCGAGGGGTATTACTTCAAGCCCCGGATGGACCGCGAGCTGCTGAACACCTACGGCCAGGGCCTGATCGCCACCACCGGCTGCCCCTCCGGCGAGGTGCAGACCCGGCTGCGCCTCGGGCAGTACAAGGAGGCCGTCGAGGCCGCCGCGGAGTTCCGCGACATCTTCGGCAAGGAGAACTTCTACTGCGAGCTGATGGACCACGGCCTCGGCATCGAGCGGGACATCCAGAAGGACCTGCTCAAGCTGGCCCGGGAGCTCGGCCTGCCGCTGGTCGCGACCAACGACCTGCACTACACCAAGCCCGAGGACGCGACCGCGCACGCGGCGCTGCTCTGCGTGCAGTCCGGCTCGACGCTGTCGGACCCGAACCGGTTCAAGTTCGACGCGAACGAGTTCTACGTCAAGACAGCGGCCGAGATGCGCGAGGTCTGGAAGGAACTGCCCGAGGCCTGTGACAACACGCTGCTGATCGCCGAGCAGTGCGATGTCGGTTTCACCGAGGGCGAGGGCCGGTTCATGCCGCGCTTCCCCTGCCCGGAGGGGCACAACGAGGAGTCCTGGTTCGTCTCCGAGGTCGAGACCGGTCTGCACCTGCGCTACCCCGACGGGATCCCGGACGACGTCCGCAAGCGGACCGACTACGAGATCGAGGTCATCGTCTCGAAGGGGTATGCGGGTTACTTCCTGGTCGTCGCCGACTTCATCAACTGGGCGAAGAAGAACGGCATCCGGGTCGGCCCGGGCCGTGGTTCCGGTGCCGGTTCGATGTGTGCGTACGCGATGAAGATCACCGACCTCGACCCGCTGCTGCACGGTCTGTTCTTCGAGCGCTTCCTGAACCCGGAACGCATGTCGATGCCCGACTTCGACATCGACTTCGACGACCGCCGCCGCCCCGAGGTGATCCGCTACGTCACCGAGAAGTACGGCGACGACCGGGTCGCGATGATCGTCACCTACGGCACGATCAAGGCCAAGCAGGCGATCAAGGACGCCGGCCGGGTGCTGGACTACCCGTTCGCGATGGGCGACCGGATCACCAAGGCGATGCCGCCCGCGGTGATGGGCAAGGACGTCCCGCTGTCCGGCATCTTCGACCCCTCGCACAAGCGGTACTCCGAGGCCGGTGAGTTCCGCCAGCTGTACGAAGCCGACCAGGACGTCCGCAAGATCGTCGACACCGCCCGCGGCCTGGAGAACCTGAAGCGCCAGTGGGGTGTGCACGCGGCCGGCGTGATCATGTCCAGCGAGCCGCTGATCGAGCTGATCCCGATCATGCGCCGCGAGCAGGACGGCCAGGTGATCACCCAGTTCGACTACCCGAGCTGCGAGACGCTCGGCCTGGTCAAGATGGACTTCCTCGGCCTGCGCAACCTGACGATCATGGACGACGCGGTCAAGAACATCGAGGCCGCGCACGGGATCCAGATCGACCTGGACAAGCTGAGCAAGGACCTCGACGACAAGCCGACGTACGACCTGCTCGCGCGCGGTGACACGCTCGGTGTGTTCCAGTTCGACGGCGGGCCGATGCGGGCCTTGCTGCGGCTGATGAAGCCGGACAACTTCGAGGACATCTCCGCGAGTACGGCGCTCTACCGACCGGGCCCGATGGGTGCGAACAGCCACACCAACTACGCCCTGCGGAAGAACGGCCAGCAGGAGATCAGCTACCCGCACCCCGAGCTGGCCGAGGCCCTCGAGCCGGTGCTCGGTGTCACCTACGGCCTGATCGTCTATCAGGAGCAGGTGATGGAGATCGCCCAGCGCCTGGCCGGCTACTCGCTCGGCAAGGCGGACCTGCTCCGCCGCGCGATGGGCAAGAAGAAGCGCGAGGTCCTGGACGCCGAGTACGTCGGCTTCTCCGAGGGCATGAAGGCCAACGGGTACTCGGACGAGTCGATCAAGGCGCTCTGGGACATCCTGCTGCCGTTCTCCGACTACGCGTTCAACAAGGCGCACTCCGCGGCGTACGGTCTGGTCTCGTACTGGACGGCGTACCTGAAGGCGAACTACCCGGCGGAGTACATGGCCGCGGTCCTGACGTCGGTGAAGGACGACAAGGACAAGATGGCCATCTACCTGAACGAGTGCCGCCGGATGGGTATCAAGGTGCTGCCGCCGGACGTCAACGAGTCCGACTCGAACTTCACCCCGGTCGGCACCGACATCCGCTTCGGTCTGTCCGCGATCCGCAACGTCGGCGTGAACGTGGTCGCCGAGATCGTCGCGGCCCGCGAGGAGAAGGGCCGGTTCACCGACTTCGTCGACTTCATCGACAAGGTCTCGCTGCCGGTCTGCAACAAGCGGGTGATCGAGTCGCTGACCAAGGCCGGCTCGTTCGACTCGATGGGACACGCCCGGCGTGCGGTCGTCGCGGTGCACGAACAGGCCGTCGACGAAGCGATCGACCTGAAGCGGAACGAGGCGCACGGCCAGTTCGACCTGTTCTCGATGGGTGACGACGACACCGACGAGGGCGAGGGCAACAGCCGGCTCACCGTCACCGTCCCCGAGATCGAGGAGTGGGACAAGGCGACCAAGCTGGCGCACGAGCGCGACATGCTCGGGCTGTACGTGTCCGACCACCCGCTGTTCGGCGTCGAGCACGTGCTCACCAACGGTTCGGACTGCACGATCGGTCAGCTGCTCGCCGACGAGGACCGGCCGGACGGCAGCCGGGTGACGATCGGTGGCCTGGTCACCGCGGTCCAGCGGAAGGTGAACAAGCGCGGCGACATCTACGCGATCGTCACGATCGAGGACCTCGAAGGTTCGATCGAGGTGATGATGTTCTCCTCGGCGTACCAGCTGCACGCGCACCTACTGACCAACGACGCGATCATCTTGATGAAGGGCCGCGTCCGCCGTCGCGAGGACCGGCTGGAGCTGAGCGGCGACGAGGTCGTCGTCCCCGACCTCACCGAGGGGCCGAGTGGTCCGGTCGTCCTCACCATGCCGGTGAACCGCTGCACGCCACCGGTGGTCGACTCGCTCCGCGACATCCTCCAGTCCCACCCGGGCATGACCGAGGTCCACCTCCGGCTCCAGGCCCGGCAGAAGACCACCGTGATGCGCATCGGCGACCGCTTCCGGGTGACCCCCACCTCGTCGCTGATGGCCGACCTCAAAGCGCTCCTCGGCCCCTCCTGCCTGGCCAGCTGA